One Nitrospirota bacterium DNA segment encodes these proteins:
- a CDS encoding dihydroorotate dehydrogenase electron transfer subunit, producing MPEPRPGQFFMIEVNKGTDPLLKRAFSLFRNTGQGVQILYRIRGKGTEILKDLKEGSVLDVLGPLGTCYPVPSGDVIPLVVAGGIGIASVFSFVEQYAGR from the coding sequence ATGCCTGAACCCAGGCCTGGCCAGTTTTTCATGATCGAAGTGAATAAGGGAACCGATCCTCTGCTGAAGCGGGCCTTCAGCCTTTTCAGAAATACCGGGCAGGGGGTGCAGATACTGTACCGGATCAGGGGGAAGGGCACTGAGATCCTGAAGGATTTGAAAGAAGGGTCCGTGCTTGATGTGCTTGGTCCCCTGGGTACATGCTATCCGGTTCCTTCCGGAGACGTTATCCCGCTTGTTGTTGCCGGCGGCATTGGCATTGCCTCTGTTTTTTCGTTTGTTGAACAGTATGCCGGCCGG